One Synechococcus sp. CC9605 genomic window carries:
- a CDS encoding efflux RND transporter permease subunit encodes MRSISQPFLRRPVLTVVCSLLILLAGCTALFGLGLEDLPPLAPTRVSVSANFPAASPEVVEQSVTRVLEQQLNGLEGVESISSTSRQGGASISLHFKTGDPELNAIKVQNEVNLASRRLPQAVTRQGLQVRRSSEDLLMILGFSHPLDQYVPTFLTGWLDQTLRDELLTTPGIGDVQIFGSSELSFRLWLDPQRLEQTNLTLGEVSRALAEQNVLAAIGSIGAAPVPAGQVLSLPVEAEGRLRSQSDFENLVLRRLDNGGLLRLKDVGRVALGQRNYGREAMNLAGERSVAVGVYQRDGANALDVSRAIKRKLQQLEASFPPGIELSMIVDVADTVQANLDRTFITLRDAVLLVLVVLVLFLGRWRLALIPGLAVPVALVGSLSLVKLSGSNLNSLILFGLVLATGIVVDDAIVVSEDIAGRIERGTPPEQAAEDAMAELATAVVATSLVLAAVFLPVLLIPGSIGRLYQPIALAISGAILFSTLNALSFTPMACARVLGPGGGRLPGAIGKLSRWLRHGMQTLQSQYSKQLEHWLQRRRRIALVLLSGLVITASGLAVMPTAFIPDDDQGQIRGYFTLPDGASLERSMAVMDDIRRVVSEEPQVRTGNFYAGSSFGQSGEDRGSFYLRLQPLKDRPGKEQSSNAIKGRLNRKIQQRIGDARVVLITPPTVRGFSSESGLSLELLDRSGGQFSLEQFGQVAQDFIQTAKATERFERVSTRFDASFPRWRLELNRDQLAALDLDYGATLREIGTAFGGSYIDDTYDDGRIRSIVLQLDGRERRRPEDLTGLMVRNRSGELVSVASVASLTREEGVNNIRHFGLNRAIRITAIPAPTVSSGEAIDALTQAGDRIGGSNIDLAFTGLALEEQRAGQVTWVLFALGVTVVYLLLAALYESFIDPLIILLTVPLALLGALIGLKLRGLPLDVYGQMGLLVLVSLAAKNGILIVEFANQRIAAGLPLHEATVVAAVNRMRPILLTAITSLAGFLPLLFAQGTGAASRISIGTVVFSGLLVASLLSLYVVPTVYLLLKRWRSA; translated from the coding sequence GTGCGGTCGATCTCCCAGCCGTTTCTTCGGCGGCCGGTTCTGACGGTCGTCTGCAGCCTGCTGATCCTTTTAGCGGGCTGCACGGCTTTGTTCGGCCTAGGACTGGAGGATCTTCCGCCCCTCGCTCCCACCCGCGTGAGTGTGAGCGCCAACTTCCCGGCGGCTTCACCAGAGGTGGTGGAGCAGAGCGTGACCCGGGTATTGGAACAACAGCTGAACGGCCTAGAAGGGGTCGAAAGCATCAGCTCAACCAGCAGGCAGGGCGGCGCCAGCATCTCGTTGCACTTCAAAACGGGTGATCCCGAGCTGAATGCGATCAAGGTTCAAAACGAGGTGAACCTGGCCAGCCGACGGCTGCCCCAGGCCGTGACGCGCCAGGGGCTCCAGGTGCGGCGCTCCTCGGAAGACCTATTGATGATCCTGGGGTTCAGCCACCCACTGGATCAATACGTCCCCACCTTTCTCACGGGCTGGCTGGACCAGACCCTGCGGGATGAACTCCTCACCACACCTGGCATCGGCGATGTGCAGATCTTCGGCAGCAGTGAACTCTCCTTTCGCCTGTGGTTGGATCCGCAACGCCTCGAACAGACCAACCTCACCCTTGGCGAAGTCAGCCGAGCCCTGGCTGAACAGAACGTCTTGGCTGCCATTGGCAGCATCGGAGCTGCCCCAGTTCCAGCGGGCCAAGTGCTGAGCCTTCCGGTGGAAGCGGAAGGGCGACTTCGCAGCCAATCGGATTTCGAGAACCTCGTCTTGCGCCGGTTGGACAACGGCGGGCTGCTGCGCCTGAAGGATGTGGGACGGGTTGCCCTCGGACAGCGCAACTACGGACGCGAGGCCATGAATCTGGCTGGCGAGCGCTCCGTGGCCGTGGGGGTCTACCAGCGCGATGGGGCCAATGCCCTGGACGTGAGCAGGGCGATCAAGCGCAAGCTGCAGCAGTTGGAAGCGAGCTTTCCCCCGGGGATCGAACTGTCGATGATCGTGGATGTGGCCGACACGGTTCAGGCCAACCTCGATCGCACCTTCATTACCCTGCGCGATGCCGTGTTGCTGGTGCTGGTGGTGCTGGTGCTGTTTCTGGGCCGCTGGCGTCTCGCCCTGATCCCTGGCCTTGCCGTGCCGGTGGCGCTGGTGGGAAGCCTCAGCCTGGTGAAACTGAGCGGTTCCAATCTCAACAGCCTGATCCTCTTTGGGCTGGTGCTGGCCACCGGGATCGTTGTGGATGACGCCATCGTCGTCAGCGAAGACATCGCCGGACGCATCGAACGGGGCACACCCCCCGAACAGGCGGCCGAGGACGCCATGGCTGAGCTGGCGACGGCCGTTGTGGCCACCTCATTGGTGCTGGCAGCCGTGTTCCTGCCCGTGCTGCTCATTCCCGGATCGATCGGACGCCTCTATCAACCGATCGCCCTGGCCATCAGCGGAGCGATTCTGTTCTCCACCTTGAATGCGCTCAGCTTCACCCCGATGGCCTGCGCCCGGGTGTTGGGCCCAGGGGGCGGCCGTCTTCCTGGGGCCATCGGCAAGCTGAGCCGCTGGCTTCGGCATGGCATGCAAACCCTGCAATCCCAATACTCGAAACAACTTGAGCACTGGTTGCAGCGCAGGCGACGCATCGCCCTCGTGCTGCTGAGCGGCCTGGTCATCACGGCCTCAGGATTGGCCGTGATGCCGACGGCGTTCATCCCCGATGACGACCAAGGCCAGATCCGCGGCTACTTCACCCTTCCCGACGGCGCCAGCTTGGAGCGCAGCATGGCCGTGATGGACGACATCCGACGCGTCGTGAGTGAAGAGCCCCAGGTGCGCACTGGCAACTTTTATGCCGGCAGCTCCTTCGGGCAAAGCGGAGAAGACCGTGGATCATTTTACCTGCGCCTTCAGCCACTTAAGGATCGGCCCGGCAAAGAACAGAGCAGCAACGCCATCAAAGGTCGTCTCAACCGAAAGATTCAGCAACGAATTGGTGATGCCAGGGTCGTGCTGATCACACCACCAACCGTGCGGGGCTTCAGCAGTGAATCAGGACTCTCCCTGGAACTGCTGGACCGCAGCGGAGGGCAATTCAGCCTGGAGCAATTCGGCCAAGTCGCCCAGGACTTCATCCAGACGGCCAAGGCGACAGAGCGGTTTGAACGGGTGAGCACCCGCTTTGATGCCAGCTTCCCCCGCTGGCGGCTGGAGCTCAACCGCGACCAACTGGCTGCTCTCGACCTCGACTACGGCGCAACACTGCGGGAGATCGGCACCGCCTTCGGCGGCAGCTACATCGATGACACCTACGACGACGGTCGCATCCGCTCCATTGTTCTTCAGCTGGATGGCCGCGAGCGACGTCGGCCGGAGGATCTGACGGGTCTGATGGTGCGCAACCGCAGCGGTGAGCTGGTGTCGGTGGCAAGCGTTGCCAGCCTGACCCGCGAGGAGGGCGTTAACAACATTCGCCACTTCGGGCTCAACCGGGCCATCCGGATCACGGCCATCCCCGCACCAACGGTCAGCAGCGGAGAAGCCATCGATGCCCTGACCCAGGCCGGTGATCGCATTGGCGGCAGCAACATCGACCTGGCCTTCACGGGCCTGGCGTTGGAAGAGCAACGGGCTGGGCAGGTGACTTGGGTGCTGTTCGCCCTCGGCGTGACGGTGGTCTATCTGCTTCTTGCCGCTCTCTACGAGAGTTTCATCGACCCATTGATCATCCTGCTCACGGTGCCATTGGCCCTGCTCGGAGCCCTGATCGGCTTGAAATTGCGGGGCCTTCCACTGGATGTTTACGGCCAGATGGGACTCCTGGTGCTGGTGAGCCTGGCGGCCAAAAACGGAATTCTGATCGTGGAGTTCGCCAACCAGCGGATTGCAGCAGGCCTGCCCCTACACGAAGCAACTGTTGTTGCCGCCGTGAACCGGATGCGCCCGATCCTGCTGACAGCGATTACATCCCTGGCAGGTTTCCTGCCGCTTTTGTTCGCCCAGGGCACGGGAGCCGCCAGCAGGATCAGCATTGGCACCGTGGTGTTCAGCGGACTGCTGGTGGCCTCATTGCTGTCTCTCTATGTGGTACCAACTGTTTACCTGTTGCTGAAGCGCTGGAGATCGGCATGA
- a CDS encoding C40 family peptidase, whose amino-acid sequence MATLGTLLAPDLIETDSCWQLCTDVNGYSRSDGESLTTQACSGRRFRILERQRRRIAVQLLEDGYRCWLALESVLGRAELCAPWRPSPLNVADIERRLPGVLAWSETAQKRPNVYLWGGTTEPDMDCSGLMQMAFASQGIWIPRDAYQQERFCKPIAALPNDHSLLLPGDLLFFGTRRRCTHVGLHLGDGRYRHSSGQDHGRNGIGVDNLHSSDQHPVACHYRAEFRGAGRVVRCHDGSHLS is encoded by the coding sequence ATGGCGACGTTAGGCACCCTGCTGGCCCCAGACCTGATTGAGACAGACTCCTGTTGGCAGCTGTGCACTGACGTCAATGGCTACTCGAGATCTGACGGCGAGAGCCTGACCACCCAGGCCTGTTCTGGACGCCGCTTTCGCATCCTGGAGAGGCAGCGCAGGAGGATCGCTGTTCAGCTGCTTGAGGATGGTTACCGCTGCTGGCTCGCACTCGAGTCGGTTCTGGGACGAGCTGAGCTATGTGCACCCTGGCGACCGTCGCCGCTGAACGTGGCGGACATTGAACGACGTCTACCCGGCGTGCTCGCCTGGAGCGAAACCGCCCAGAAACGTCCCAACGTCTATCTCTGGGGAGGAACCACTGAACCGGACATGGATTGTTCTGGTCTGATGCAAATGGCCTTCGCCAGCCAGGGTATTTGGATTCCGCGAGATGCCTATCAGCAGGAGCGATTCTGCAAACCTATTGCCGCTCTCCCCAACGATCACAGCCTGCTGCTCCCAGGAGATCTACTGTTTTTTGGCACACGCCGGCGTTGCACCCATGTGGGGCTCCATCTCGGCGATGGCCGCTACCGCCATAGCTCAGGCCAGGACCATGGGCGCAATGGAATCGGCGTCGACAACCTCCACAGCAGCGATCAACACCCGGTGGCTTGCCACTACAGGGCTGAATTCCGCGGCGCAGGCCGTGTGGTGCGATGCCATGACGGATCGCATCTCTCCTGA
- a CDS encoding HEAT repeat domain-containing protein yields MQNVLLPGAVVLLTVVLWLRRKPVKPMLSSTDASRVAQINRAQLELVIEPAADGESADDSLESWTAPTTPLERLALERRLKADMEAGPEERLRAVRLAARWGHRSALPLLRQALRDSDARVVEEAAAAIAPFRGAPAAAPIRQPARPPRNVSRMR; encoded by the coding sequence ATGCAGAACGTTCTCCTCCCTGGTGCCGTCGTGCTGCTCACGGTGGTGCTCTGGTTGCGCAGGAAACCGGTGAAGCCGATGCTCTCCAGCACGGATGCCAGCCGTGTCGCACAGATCAACCGTGCTCAGCTGGAACTGGTGATTGAGCCTGCCGCTGATGGGGAATCCGCCGATGATTCCCTCGAGTCATGGACGGCGCCGACAACTCCCCTGGAGCGTCTTGCCCTGGAGCGTCGCCTCAAGGCTGATATGGAGGCTGGCCCTGAGGAGCGTTTGCGCGCCGTTCGTTTGGCCGCCCGATGGGGACATCGTTCGGCTCTGCCCCTGCTGCGCCAGGCCCTGCGGGACAGCGATGCGCGTGTGGTGGAAGAAGCGGCGGCTGCGATTGCACCGTTCCGCGGTGCGCCCGCCGCTGCCCCGATCCGTCAGCCGGCGCGGCCGCCGCGCAACGTTTCGCGGATGCGATAG
- the psaB gene encoding photosystem I core protein PsaB, with protein sequence MATKFPSFSQGLAQDPTTRRIWYGIATAHDFESHDGMTEERLYQKLFSTHFGHLAIIGLWVSGNLFHIAWQGNFEQWVADPLHVRPIAHAIWDPHFGQGAIDAFTQAGASSPVNIAYSGLYHWFYTIGMKTNAELYQGSIFMMILSAWALFAGWLHLQPKFRPSLAWFKNAESRLNHHLAVLFGFSSIAWTGHLVHVAIPEARGQHVGWDNFLNVLPHPAGLGPFFTGNWGVYAENPDSLNQVFGSSEGAGTAILTFLGGFHPQTEALWLTDIAHHHLAIGCIFVIAGHMYRTNFGIGHSIKEILETHNPPKGTPGDLGAGHKGLYDTINNSLHFQLGLALASLGVVTSLVAQHMYSMPSYAFIAKDYTTQAALYTHHQYIAIALMCGAFAHGAIFFIRDYDPEANKDNVLARMLEHKEAIISHLSWVSLFLGFHTLGLYVHNDVVVAFGTPEKQILVEPVFAQFVQAASGKAMYGMDVLLSNASSSASLAAQNIPGEHYWLDAINGNTDVFLPIGPGDFLVHHAIALGLHTTTLILVKGALDARGSKLMPDKKDFGYSFPCDGPGRGGTCDISAWDAFYLAVFWALNTVGWLTFYWHWKHLAIWSGNVAQFNESSTYLMGWFRDYLWLNSSQLINGYNPFGSNNLAVWAWMFLFGHLVWATGFMFLISWRGYWQELIETIVWAHQRSPIANMMGYRDKPVALSIVQARVVGLAHFTVGYVLTYAAFLIASTSGKFG encoded by the coding sequence ATGGCAACGAAATTTCCTTCGTTCAGCCAGGGTCTGGCCCAGGACCCGACAACCCGCCGTATTTGGTACGGGATCGCCACGGCTCACGACTTCGAGAGCCATGACGGAATGACGGAGGAGCGCCTCTATCAGAAGCTCTTCTCCACTCATTTCGGTCACCTCGCGATCATCGGCCTGTGGGTTTCGGGAAACCTGTTCCACATCGCCTGGCAGGGCAACTTCGAGCAGTGGGTCGCCGACCCCCTGCACGTGCGCCCCATCGCTCACGCAATCTGGGATCCCCACTTCGGTCAAGGCGCCATTGACGCCTTCACCCAAGCGGGCGCTTCCTCCCCGGTGAACATCGCCTACTCAGGCCTGTATCACTGGTTCTACACAATCGGCATGAAGACAAATGCCGAGCTGTATCAGGGTTCCATCTTCATGATGATCCTGTCGGCTTGGGCTCTCTTCGCCGGCTGGTTGCACCTGCAGCCCAAGTTCCGTCCTTCCCTGGCCTGGTTCAAAAACGCTGAATCGCGTCTGAACCACCACCTTGCTGTCCTCTTCGGCTTCAGCTCAATCGCCTGGACCGGTCACCTGGTTCACGTTGCGATCCCCGAAGCCCGCGGTCAGCACGTTGGTTGGGACAACTTCCTCAATGTTCTGCCTCACCCCGCCGGTCTTGGACCCTTCTTCACCGGTAACTGGGGTGTGTACGCCGAAAACCCCGATTCTCTGAATCAGGTCTTCGGTAGTTCCGAAGGTGCCGGCACCGCCATCCTCACCTTCCTCGGTGGTTTCCACCCTCAGACAGAAGCCCTCTGGCTGACGGACATCGCCCACCACCACCTGGCCATCGGTTGCATCTTCGTGATCGCCGGCCACATGTACCGGACCAACTTCGGTATCGGTCACTCCATCAAGGAGATCCTCGAAACCCACAACCCCCCGAAGGGCACCCCCGGTGACCTCGGCGCTGGCCACAAGGGTCTCTACGACACCATCAACAACAGCCTGCACTTCCAGCTGGGTCTTGCTCTCGCCTCCCTCGGCGTGGTCACCAGCCTCGTGGCGCAGCACATGTACTCGATGCCGTCGTACGCCTTCATCGCGAAGGACTACACGACTCAGGCAGCCCTGTACACCCACCATCAGTACATCGCCATAGCGTTGATGTGTGGTGCCTTCGCCCACGGTGCGATCTTCTTCATCCGTGACTACGACCCCGAAGCCAACAAGGACAACGTCCTGGCTCGGATGCTCGAGCACAAGGAAGCGATCATCAGCCACCTGAGCTGGGTCTCCCTGTTCCTCGGCTTCCACACCCTCGGCCTTTACGTCCACAACGATGTGGTCGTTGCCTTCGGTACCCCCGAGAAGCAGATCCTGGTTGAGCCCGTGTTCGCCCAGTTCGTTCAGGCCGCCTCTGGTAAGGCCATGTACGGAATGGACGTGCTGCTCTCCAACGCCTCCAGCTCCGCCAGCCTTGCTGCCCAGAACATTCCTGGTGAGCACTACTGGCTGGACGCGATCAATGGCAACACCGATGTGTTCCTGCCCATCGGCCCTGGTGACTTCCTGGTTCACCACGCCATTGCTCTGGGTCTGCACACCACCACCCTGATCCTTGTGAAGGGTGCCCTTGATGCCCGCGGCTCCAAGCTGATGCCCGACAAGAAGGACTTCGGCTATTCATTCCCCTGCGACGGCCCGGGCCGTGGCGGCACCTGCGACATCTCTGCCTGGGACGCCTTCTACCTGGCTGTCTTCTGGGCTTTGAACACCGTGGGTTGGCTGACTTTCTACTGGCACTGGAAGCACCTGGCCATCTGGTCCGGCAACGTGGCCCAGTTCAACGAATCCAGCACCTACCTGATGGGCTGGTTCCGTGACTACCTGTGGCTCAACTCCTCCCAGTTGATCAATGGCTACAACCCGTTCGGCAGCAACAACCTCGCCGTCTGGGCTTGGATGTTCCTCTTCGGACACCTGGTTTGGGCCACCGGCTTCATGTTCCTGATCTCCTGGCGGGGTTACTGGCAGGAACTGATCGAGACCATCGTCTGGGCTCACCAGCGCAGCCCCATCGCCAACATGATGGGTTACCGCGACAAGCCCGTGGCACTGTCCATCGTTCAGGCCCGTGTCGTCGGCTTGGCTCACTTCACGGTTGGCTACGTCCTGACGTATGCCGCCTTCCTGATTGCCTCGACTTCAGGAAAATTCGGTTAA
- a CDS encoding photosystem I reaction center subunit VIII, with protein sequence MTGDFAAAWLPAIFVPITGIVFPAVFIVLVGRVITAAE encoded by the coding sequence ATGACTGGAGATTTCGCTGCTGCCTGGCTGCCTGCGATTTTCGTGCCCATCACCGGAATCGTGTTCCCCGCAGTGTTCATCGTCCTTGTTGGTCGAGTGATCACCGCTGCCGAGTGA
- a CDS encoding DUF3598 family protein, whose translation MGIFVVFASEWFCWTALFFSSWPGPCLASSLDGIWLNVGDWEHLQRNVGEWRGWFDSLDRTLQRTKRQPSLLTLEPAPPGVPLNLTLLFWPEEAGLSSPHQPPAGEPEKRIVQSFTRLDPDMGVFGTGSFSRGTLYRSTWTKLYAEFGFLHHQRRHRLVLLWDGVGQLDRIVLIREFLSGSSAVERPSLEADQLIGDWRCDLPSPGDNICFSAGDLDRWIFLPDGGAFLAPAQIDSHQPFSIEALWLSSATRLERISRRYSEHGALMSVDHQLLTR comes from the coding sequence GTGGGGATTTTTGTTGTCTTTGCTTCGGAGTGGTTCTGTTGGACCGCGTTGTTTTTCTCGTCTTGGCCTGGGCCTTGCCTAGCCTCAAGCCTCGATGGGATCTGGCTGAACGTGGGCGACTGGGAGCACCTGCAGCGCAATGTTGGTGAGTGGCGCGGCTGGTTCGACAGCCTGGACCGGACGCTTCAACGCACCAAGCGTCAGCCCTCCCTGCTCACGCTCGAACCGGCTCCACCTGGTGTGCCACTCAATCTGACCCTGCTGTTCTGGCCTGAGGAAGCGGGATTAAGTTCCCCCCATCAACCGCCTGCCGGCGAGCCTGAAAAACGGATCGTTCAAAGCTTCACGCGACTGGATCCCGACATGGGGGTCTTCGGTACCGGCAGTTTTTCAAGGGGGACGCTGTACCGGTCCACCTGGACCAAGCTCTATGCCGAGTTCGGCTTCCTGCATCACCAACGCCGTCACCGCCTAGTGCTGCTTTGGGATGGTGTTGGGCAATTGGATCGGATCGTGCTGATCCGTGAGTTCCTCTCCGGAAGTTCAGCTGTGGAACGTCCATCCCTGGAGGCAGATCAGTTGATCGGTGACTGGCGTTGCGACCTCCCTTCGCCTGGGGACAACATCTGTTTTTCCGCAGGCGATCTCGATCGCTGGATCTTTTTGCCGGATGGAGGAGCCTTTCTGGCGCCAGCTCAGATTGATTCCCACCAGCCCTTCAGCATCGAAGCGCTTTGGCTGTCGAGTGCGACGCGCCTCGAGCGTATTTCACGTCGCTATTCAGAACATGGTGCCCTGATGTCGGTAGACCACCAATTGCTCACCCGTTGA
- a CDS encoding cupin, which translates to MTVTPQASTPTSAQAQFFDYSAAANPLQKGLISRIPYRSFPASFFDGSGNELMPLDLSPELDCEGPATGPSLCGNFIRLDQGSLRTHADATSQLFFVARGHGQTEACGQIFHWSEGDTFVLPAGGEAIHSSDSHAGLYWVHDAPLLRYLGVSTVKPVFEPCFYSHQDARAQLDAIASNPRGANANRVSVLLSNNAFPQTRTITHTLWAMLGILPAGQVQPPHRHQSIALDFAVACQPGCYTMIGTELDENGMIRNGHREDWAAGAAFVTPPGYWHSHHNESGADAYVLPIQDAGLHTYLRTLDIAFSNRGRANLSNTP; encoded by the coding sequence ATGACGGTCACCCCACAGGCGAGTACTCCCACCAGCGCCCAGGCCCAATTCTTTGACTACAGCGCTGCAGCCAACCCCCTGCAGAAGGGATTGATCAGCAGAATCCCCTATCGGAGCTTTCCCGCCAGTTTCTTTGACGGGAGCGGCAATGAGCTGATGCCACTAGACCTCAGCCCGGAGCTCGATTGCGAAGGCCCGGCCACTGGTCCATCGCTCTGCGGCAACTTCATTCGGCTGGATCAGGGGTCCTTGCGAACCCATGCGGATGCGACCAGTCAGCTGTTCTTCGTCGCCCGAGGCCATGGGCAAACTGAAGCCTGTGGTCAGATTTTTCACTGGAGCGAGGGAGACACGTTCGTGCTTCCGGCTGGCGGTGAAGCCATTCACAGCAGCGACAGCCACGCAGGCCTGTATTGGGTGCATGATGCCCCGCTGCTTCGTTATCTGGGCGTGAGCACCGTAAAACCGGTGTTCGAACCCTGCTTCTACAGCCATCAGGATGCTCGCGCACAGCTGGATGCCATCGCCAGCAATCCCCGCGGAGCCAACGCCAATCGCGTGAGTGTGCTGTTAAGTAACAACGCCTTCCCGCAGACGCGCACCATCACCCACACCTTGTGGGCCATGTTGGGAATCCTCCCCGCAGGCCAGGTGCAGCCCCCCCACCGACATCAATCGATCGCCCTTGATTTTGCGGTGGCCTGCCAACCGGGTTGCTACACGATGATCGGCACCGAGCTAGACGAGAACGGGATGATCCGCAATGGGCACCGGGAAGACTGGGCAGCCGGCGCAGCCTTCGTGACACCGCCCGGCTACTGGCACTCCCACCACAACGAATCCGGCGCCGACGCCTACGTGCTGCCGATTCAGGATGCCGGCCTGCACACCTATTTGCGCACCCTCGACATTGCCTTCAGCAACAGAGGCCGCGCTAACTTAAGCAATACCCCATAG
- a CDS encoding photosystem I reaction center protein subunit XI, which translates to MTVTPAADPCVGNLATPVNSGYFIKGLINNLPLYRPGISPNFRGLETGAAFGYLLYGPFTICGPLRATEYQQTAGLLAAIGAVHILSLLFLLYNQPGKQPNIPPADVTVENPPADLFTRTGWADFTSGFWLGGCGGAVFAWFLCNTVHVQELFKIAAGVWSVG; encoded by the coding sequence ATGACCGTCACTCCTGCTGCTGATCCCTGCGTCGGCAACCTTGCGACACCAGTCAACAGCGGCTATTTCATTAAGGGTCTGATCAACAATCTGCCCCTGTACCGCCCCGGGATTTCTCCGAACTTCCGTGGTCTCGAAACCGGCGCAGCCTTCGGTTACCTGCTCTACGGCCCGTTCACCATCTGTGGCCCCCTACGTGCCACGGAGTATCAGCAAACCGCTGGACTGCTGGCTGCCATCGGCGCTGTGCACATCCTCAGCCTGCTGTTCCTGCTCTACAACCAGCCCGGCAAGCAACCCAACATCCCCCCTGCGGATGTGACGGTTGAGAATCCCCCCGCCGACCTGTTCACCCGCACAGGCTGGGCCGACTTCACCAGTGGTTTCTGGCTTGGCGGTTGCGGCGGTGCCGTTTTCGCCTGGTTCCTCTGCAACACCGTTCACGTGCAGGAGCTGTTCAAGATCGCTGCTGGCGTCTGGAGCGTCGGCTGA
- a CDS encoding glycosyltransferase family 2 protein, producing the protein MSAPLNLSVVVPLYNEEESLPHLVEQLLSALRPTDETFELVLVDDGSSDRTAKVLAEVSAEVPEVVAVLLRKNYGQTAAMAAGFDVAGGEVIVSLDGDLQNDPADIPMLLAKLREGYDLVSGWRHQRQDAALQRKLPSQIANRLIGRVTGVRLHDYGCSLKAYRREVLSDMRLYGELHRFLPALAFIEGARITEVKVNHQARQFGSSKYGIDRTFRVLMDLLTVWFMKRFLTRPMYVFGFGGLLAIAASLVTSTYLFVIKVMGGDIANRPLLTLAVVLGLAGIQLFCFGLLGELLIRTYHESQDRPIYRIRETLRGGRAG; encoded by the coding sequence ATGAGTGCACCCCTGAATCTCTCGGTGGTGGTGCCGCTGTACAACGAAGAGGAAAGCCTGCCCCACCTGGTTGAGCAGCTCCTTTCAGCACTGCGTCCAACCGACGAGACGTTTGAGCTGGTCCTGGTCGACGACGGATCCAGCGACCGTACCGCCAAAGTGCTAGCCGAGGTCAGCGCAGAGGTGCCCGAAGTGGTAGCTGTGCTGTTGCGCAAGAACTATGGCCAGACCGCAGCCATGGCGGCTGGTTTTGATGTGGCTGGCGGAGAGGTCATCGTCAGCCTGGATGGGGATCTTCAGAACGATCCAGCCGACATCCCCATGCTGCTGGCCAAGTTGCGTGAGGGGTATGACCTCGTGAGTGGCTGGCGCCATCAGCGCCAGGACGCCGCCCTCCAGCGCAAACTTCCCTCCCAGATCGCCAACCGCTTAATCGGCCGGGTGACCGGTGTGCGGCTGCATGACTACGGCTGCTCCCTCAAGGCCTATCGACGGGAAGTGCTCTCAGACATGCGTCTCTATGGCGAGCTGCATCGCTTTCTTCCCGCCCTGGCCTTCATCGAGGGTGCTCGGATCACCGAAGTGAAGGTGAACCACCAGGCGCGTCAGTTCGGCAGCAGCAAGTACGGGATCGATCGCACGTTCCGTGTGCTGATGGATCTGCTCACCGTCTGGTTCATGAAGCGTTTCCTGACCAGGCCGATGTACGTGTTCGGCTTCGGAGGACTGCTGGCCATTGCTGCCAGCCTGGTGACCAGCACCTATCTGTTCGTGATCAAGGTGATGGGAGGCGACATTGCCAATCGCCCACTGCTCACCCTGGCGGTGGTGCTTGGCCTGGCGGGCATTCAACTGTTCTGCTTCGGCCTTCTCGGCGAACTGCTGATCCGTACATACCACGAAAGCCAGGACCGACCGATCTATCGCATCCGCGAAACGTTGCGCGGCGGCCGCGCCGGCTGA